A window of Daphnia pulicaria isolate SC F1-1A chromosome 4, SC_F0-13Bv2, whole genome shotgun sequence genomic DNA:
TGTAAGTTCGAGTAATGAAGAAGGACAAGAAGACGCCAAAATCGTAAAAGAggagtcaacaaaaaaaattaaaactgtatcggaaattcaaattaataataaataaatatttaaaaagatgcgTTACTtccaaagttaattttataattttgccTATTCCGGGTTATTATAGATTATTATTCCATTCAACCATTATAATTTGTTAATAGACGGCTATGCAAAGGAGGGAGCGAGCTTGGAGGGGTCCCAGAGAAAGTGCGAAAAAATTCATCAGAAAAGGTTTTTTCCAAGTTAACCTTAAGTTGTATTTCAAATCGATATTTATTACAAATGGGCCTTATGATTGCATTCAACCTTtccataaaaacaaatgtttaaaaagttttgaaatataaaagttaCAAACTATTAACATGGTTCTTCACCGGCTGAATAGTATATGAAGGGTGCCTGTTCTGGATGTAATCAAACTTCTAGTAAATCCGACAAGGTTGCCAGATCTAGGAAATACAGATTTGGGATGATGCGACAACTATGCACGAGGGGAAATGAGGGGAGAAAACCGCTAAAGGATTCGGTTCGATCCTTTTATAATGACAAATCATCTGTAAACATGTCTGttctagaaataaaaaggagtcGTCTGTTACATAGCAATGTGCTGCTGCATGTGTTAATATATGAAACCATGGTTTGCAACTCAACAATTGAGTATATTCTTTATCACATAAGAAAATAGCACATTTTATTGGGTATTATCACATCATATGGAATAAATAAAGAATCCCACCTCTTTTCAGATGCTTCAGGTTGTGAAcctagaaaagaaaggaatggGACAGTTTTATTAGAATTTGGTGTGATTAAGAATCATGTTACTCATTAGCTACATGGTTTGAAAATTTCCCGTCAACTCTCCGGGTGAGTTTTTTAGATAGCCAAACATGGACGACAGATTAAAGTTGTAAATAAATATCCACTATGTTGGAAGCTGGTAGGTGAAGTCCGTTACCGTCATCACGAACTTGGCTGCTGAAGTCTGGCAAAATGGTAAAATTTAGCCATTTCTTTGATTCCGTGAATTTTAGTCTAATCCAGTTTTTGTTTGtgatttttagttttagtttttttttaatatgagATACAATGAGGCCTTACTTGTGGTTCAACGTACGTATATTTTATCATTtaacgtttattttttttattattttattttttttatttattgtatttcatttgcgtttattatcattattgttTCACCCAAGCGCGGCTTTTTCTCTGTTACCAGTTGTAAGGAGCGTCTTATGGAGAATATTTACAGGACAAATAACTTCTGAAGTGAACCCTGTATTAGAACTTCAAGGGCTGAGAAGAGGGAGTACAAGTGAGAAAGAGGACCCATACGTGACAATTTATATACTAGCGTTCATTAGGGAAGGTGGAGTGGTCCCGCAAAACTGCTGTAACTTCCGGGCTGGATTCACTTAGAAGGCTGGTCAGAAACGCGCCATACGTCACTGACAAGTTAATGTTGCGCGACTGCACTTCTGATTTTGTGCTTGAAAACACCAGTCAAGTCTTCTGGTAACAATGATGACAAACAGAAGCTGACGTGTTATACGGAATCGACCACGTTCCAGGCTAATTCGCTTCTTCATCTGTTGCGCCCAAAAacactattttaaaaataaatcgtcAACATTTTCCTGTATATATACTTAACATACAGCTAATCATGAAAAAATTCACGAGATAATTATCTTGTACTCCTAAGGTCGATCGCACATTGCTGTAGAACTGACCCAAGCTAAATTTTAAGCTAGCTAGACTTGTTGGTATAACTGGACCGAATTTTTCTCAATAAAGCTCAATAAGGCTGGGTCAGTAGGCAAATGAGCCAACTCTTTCAGCAAAATTTTATCATGTTTGGCTGAGACACTGTGAAATACTTCGTTGACTGAACAGTAATCCCATGAACGATGAAAATGACGCGGCAATTTTTCCAGAACATCCTTCATCTACCTATATTTGGAATTCCCGcaaattttggaattattttatgcaCCTTATGCTCGTTAGTAATCTGTATTGTGGTTAGTCACCTGGGAGCCACactgagatttaaaaaaaaatatctttaaGATTTACTGTCACTGGCAAATCTATTAGAATAATTCTCATCGAAGGTGGAGCGCAAGAATAAAATCTGCAAACCAGGTGGCCACTTCTGTCAACCCGAAGAGGCCTGGTAAAGTCGAAGTACTGGATACAGTTCATTATCCTACGTTGTAAATGTCAAAAGAAACCAGAGAACATTTGGAGGTCCTCCTCTAACCTGGATAGGTCCCCGTCCACCTAAAAGTTACATAGTAAGTTAACccaatcatttattattttatttttattattatcattattattaacgAAACATGAAGGTGAGAGTGACGAACGTCCGAAGTTAGCTATTGAAAGCagttcttcttttaatttttttggcaTTTTCTTATGAAATGTCCAAACTCCAGCACAATTTTGATGAGTACGAATCAAATGCTATAAATCTGACTTTCACGTGTGCGATTTTCGGGAGAGAGGTGCAAGACACCGGAGAAATAAGTGTTCTTACTCTTTTGCCTTGGGGGTTAAATTAggttttttaataattgatGTTTTTGATTAACTACAACTCTACAATtgattgttattgttattgatATCAAAATGTGTCTGCtagcattttgaatttttttataacaataacaatagGTTTCAATTGTAGAGTTGTAGTCGAGTAAAAGTTGCAGCAGCCCCCTAAAAATGTCACCCTGGCGGGTGTGTTGTAAAAGCAACTTGAATTCTGGGGAATTTGGAAAAACCTAAAAAAGGGtagttttttttgtaatgtGAATAACTTTTCTACTGTGCTATATTGTTACGCTCAAATCAGCATATGGCCCAattaacacttgaagtgaggtCACTATAAGCGAAATCAATCACTCTGCCGACTCCCTTTTACACAAGAGCCGGTACAGAATGATAAACTGTCACTGTTGGTGCCTACGTAACTTTATTACACCAACAGCGTCCACTAACTACACCAGAAAAGAGTACAGCACAACAGAGAAGCAATACAAGATGCTAGGTTCACACTACGGACGTAACTGACCGTCACCAAGAGGGGGAGCAAGCCAGCAAGgttaaaaaggaagaaggccAAGAAACAAGGTTAAACAAGGTGACAAACTACATTAGGCCACTTAGGGTTAAGCAATTACACCATTAACCCAACGATCAATAGAGGGCTGGAACGATCGTTACAATATTCATAAGATAAAATTAATACAAAGTAAACTAAGTTATATTGGCTACAAAACTAGACTATTTGGGGATTTTTAggttatttagtttttatgtAGCATCAATTTTAACAAGACGCGTAGCGCCATAAGCACCGTGTTAAACAcggcgaaaaaatttcaacgcgGAAACCAATTTCagtaactttaaaattaaaaaaaaatagtaaatctacacaaaaaacatttaaattaaaaacaacacaTACAGTTTGATTAtatgtaataaaaacaaaaaaatatttaaaattagacccccatttcttattttctaatttttaattgaaaatttatatgTGATCCTCACgtacgatttttgaatttttttacacacTTACTTAAAAAGTAAGTAGAAATAGTGCTCATTAATAAAACTTCTAATTACTAATTGTTTGAGGTACAACAGCTAAAATGACTATACTACGGTCTTGAACCTGCTGTTGGTCTTGAAGAGGCTGCCCATGTTCAAGTTTCTGCTGATGTTGAAGATGCCCCTCGTGATTAGATTGCTGATGTTCTTGAACTTACTGGTGGTGAATCAGCGACTCACGTTGAAATTTTCGTTGACGACGAATCTAAACCCGCTGCTGTTGAAGCAGCCATTGTTAAAGCAGTCACCGTTGTTGAAAACACCCCAGTTTGGCGTGTGAATTTAATGCAGTTcatggtaaaaaaaagttcaacgtCAAAAAGTCAAACGTCTCGACAAAACATTGCCGCGGTCATATTcccgaattaatttttttatgataaatCTTAAGTGAAATCAAATCATCTGCTAATCATTAGACCACCATTGACATATCCATTCCAACCATTGGCTTATGTCATCATGTCATTAAagtgtttgatgctgttgagcatttaatttttcaaaatttcgatttttctgaaaattcaTTGTTGACTTGACGGGGATTTGATCCTCAGTACTCACATGAATGGCAGCCTGGGTTGCTGACCATTATATCACCGTTGACATGGTAGCCGAGTGGGAAAAATGGGAACGTATGGGGGGGCCTAGGTAAACCCCCCTTTCACtgacccctctcccatgggtacgcgcCACTCCCCCCCCCGCTCGACCCCttttctggccggcttgggctgcgcgtcaaccccgtaaaactcgaaactttgaacgcgttttacgggcactcccgctcatttgcacaccctaaaaCCTAtgttaaaaatgatcagcgtaacgagatctacaaccctgtaCCCTTCGTTTTTCGATATTAGAAAacctgtcttgctagggaagagccaAACGCttataactttaaaaaaaataccactCACCCgaattttttatatgtttttGAAGACATACTAAGCTATACAATGTGTAATTTTcacggaaaaaaaagtgtcaacaccttttctaagaattttcaaaaaagagattttgacGAGATTTTGATTGTGACACTTTTTGCATTttatggaatttttttaattttgtctaCTTAAGTTAGGATAACCATCGTTTGTATTTTAtaatcgaataaaaaatgaaaaaaacttgtGAAGTCATTCCTAGCGCGTAGTTCAAAGTAGGGTGGTTTTAGCGTTCGGAAAGATCGATGGTGCTGCCACCTGGGTCGTCCGATTTCGACgcgatttttttctaaaattaagtTATAATTCCCTTAACACATTCTGATCAATATTTTCCCCttaattttagtttaaattacaaaaaagtgtaattaaaatgaatacaGTATCAGCAGGGTACGAAAAATATTAATCAATGCCACGCCCACCCATCcccttatttttcaaaacccTTCGACAAAAAGTCTTATTTTGACTTATATTTAAGATTTATCATAAACAAATTAATTCGGGAATACCGAATATGACCTCGGCTTCGGAaaggttttttagttttggtgTGGTTTTGGCTTGGAATGTCCCatggttttgttatttttttatatttttttaaattgatattGCCTGTTTTATTATGGCATTGTAGAAGAGGGGATTATgggttaaataaaaaaactaaaatgcaaTACAGTACCTATCAACGAAATTGGGACAGTGCACCAATTTTGGCCGCTTTTAACACGGTGTCTTATGGcgcatttttttcatgttccAAGTTTTGTTTGGAACCCCCCCtccaaaaatctaaaaaaaagattacacTATTACAGCAACTAGgttgctaattaaaaaataaaaactaaagacgcgtagcgccataagacgccgttttttttctcaatttgggACTTATTTCTTGTAAGAATTAGCCTGTAACAGATTTAAAACGGCAATCGGTCGTATTTGaacgaattaaattttatagtAGACGCGCAGATAATATTCAAACTCGACTGTTTCTTAAACTAGCATATTGGGGTCAGTCTGTTTTAGAAAATCAATGGCAAGACTTGCTGACTTCACTTCTAACCTCGACATGACATTCAAGTGCGACGTGCGCAGTTTTGACGAAATGTTTACAACGCTGGCGAGTGGCGACGGAAGATAAAAGTCATATCAAACCACAGTATCAAAGACTCGTGAGTATCATTTTCGAACATGTATTTATGTTTGGATTTTCCcagcattttaaaatatttaataggaatagaataaaataaaactgccACTTTAAATTGGCCATCTCTAACCGACTGAGGAAAAGAGTGGAGAATGCTGTGGGccgtttgtttcaaataggcCGGCGAATTGTGCGAAAATATCAAACTGCTATCGAAAATACAGCGCAGGGCGGTTGGTGAGTGTCGGAGTAAAGAACGTTctgtaaaaaattgattttaatttaaaatgtgtAAGCGCTCGAGATTAATCTAAAGTTACTGTATGTAATATTtaatacattttatatttgtaTATTTTCTTGGTTTGGTTTGTATACTCGGAGTATGTTCTGTTTATAAAACCTTGGCGGGAATATTGGATGTCATTTCTGATTTATCAAAGTCTACACGACGCTGGACTTCGAAATCGGGAACCCGACACACTTGCTTACGCAATGTCGTAAATCTGGAAAAACCCATTAGAATGAATCTGCCTAATTTTGCTGTATGAATACGCAGTTATTCGTGAATTCCCGCTCAGTTTGAAACGTACGTCAAAGTTCCATACAACGAAATTTAACCTGTTCCCCAGCGTCATctataaattaattcttttcaagtttctttttcattcttggATGGAAATGGCTACGAAATCGATTGTAAGGTACATTTTcaccattttatttgtttcgatCATTTGCTGCAACTgccaatcaaacaaaaaccccaaaacaaacaaccccggcggttcttcttcttgggcgaAACTGCAAATCTCAGCGGACACGTTAAGTTCCATGAATTACGGCAACTTTCTCATTGAAATTTACGAACACGCCAATAATCACAAGCAAACGACAACTGCCAgtcagaaaaaatatttctactccCCCATTGCGCTGCTGGACCACAAAAGTGCCGTTAGTTCTTACAACAACGTTACGAAACAGCCAGAGATGAGATTTCGCATTGAAATGTGGAACGACAAAGTCCAGAATGAAGTTGtcaaacatttgaatgaaatgCAAATGGATGGCCATGAAATCAAATCCAATAAAGTGAGAGTTATTCCCTTGGAGAAGGTCATTCTTGCCACCAAAAGAGCCACAGTTGATTATTCGCTATCGCCAGAGTGGACCAATTATGACAAGAGCAAAACTCTGAgacttgctctgtcgtgtaacGACCAGAAAATCTGCGACGAATTGGCCAGTCAAATGCGATCGAATCCAGAACAATTTGACCATTTGAAACTCCTGTACAGTTTGTCATCGCAGACGTCACAAACCAAACAGACGACCATCAGCATCGACAGCGTCACTTCCGGTCAATTGGTCTCGACTCTTTTACAGAAATTTggtgacaaaaaagaaatttttttgacagCCAATgacgagaagaaaatgttgacggaAACGGCCACCAACATCCGAATGGACACATTTGACGACTACGAGGTCGGGTCGCCTGATACGGAatctcaaatttcaaaaattttaaaaggtttGCTGGTCACGTCCAAGGCGACCATAACTAAACAAAGTGACAAAATGTGGGACTCTGTTTTCTGGAATGACGATAATTACCGGCCGGATATAACGACGAAAACTTTGAATGAAATCGTAAACAAACTGGACAGGGAAACGCAAAAGAAATTGGCGGACATGTTCCAAAAAGCGCAGAAACAGTCTGAAATAACAGAAAAATTAACTTCGAGTAATGAAGACGAGGAGAAAAGACGTGAGGAACAAGTTCGTCGTGAAAATCAATCGAAAgatgcaaatgaaaatgaaaggaGAAGATCACAAGCAACGGACCAAGGGCAATCCAGCCGCAATAAATCCCGGGATGACAAATCGAATACAAACAAAGTGGACACGGAAGTCGGTGGCAGTGGTTTGGTCTTTAGTTTTAACGCTAAACTCGGAGTAGAAAATAGCAACACGCATAATGCCGAAAGAGAAAACGAGAAGAGTGAAAACGCCAAGAAAAGTTCGGATGAACACGACAGAAAGtcagagaataaagaaaaaatccaacacAATTTCGACTCAAACAGTTGGGCTGACGTGGACAGAATCAGTTCAACAATTTCAGGGAAAATGGCAAAAGATTCCGATCGTTCCCGGCGGgtagaaatttcaaaagaagaaatcgcaaaattattaaaagaaagtAAAGACCACGTCC
This region includes:
- the LOC124337953 gene encoding uncharacterized protein LOC124337953, with the translated sequence MEMATKSIVRYIFTILFVSIICCNCQSNKNPKTNNPGGSSSWAKLQISADTLSSMNYGNFLIEIYEHANNHKQTTTASQKKYFYSPIALLDHKSAVSSYNNVTKQPEMRFRIEMWNDKVQNEVVKHLNEMQMDGHEIKSNKVRVIPLEKVILATKRATVDYSLSPEWTNYDKSKTLRLALSCNDQKICDELASQMRSNPEQFDHLKLLYSLSSQTSQTKQTTISIDSVTSGQLVSTLLQKFGDKKEIFLTANDEKKMLTETATNIRMDTFDDYEVGSPDTESQISKILKGLLVTSKATITKQSDKMWDSVFWNDDNYRPDITTKTLNEIVNKLDRETQKKLADMFQKAQKQSEITEKLTSSNEDEEKRREEQVRRENQSKDANENERRRSQATDQGQSSRNKSRDDKSNTNKVDTEVGGSGLVFSFNAKLGVENSNTHNAERENEKSENAKKSSDEHDRKSENKEKIQHNFDSNSWADVDRISSTISGKMAKDSDRSRRVEISKEEIAKLLKESKDHVQWDGEKFVPKPMQLSRINLGKFRDSQSFQDRNVRVRYTTAELSAPIKFLEHTELTVTDEWNNLKGELKAITELLRATVNNLVITRTELKNAKNDLTKTRIDFTNKLEGTKKELEKTKANVNSLSTQLNARTRDLVDIGKMPTSCADLERTGHKLSGFFSVKGSKKMEIVYCDFYPNKNDLQKWIGYADVKSAPVHFYVTRNSTFFAQGTPVPFDLARVNEENAMDLTTGIFTAPRPGIYFFSFTGVAYLKSSSLLAAFRSYLYLNGNSIGSSNVDHNNGPVDQWSPMTLQSTLNLKKGDRLWLQIWYSDVSSSYLFDDIDHHTHFTGFLLEEEIAASL